The following nucleotide sequence is from Acidimicrobiales bacterium.
TCAGACGGTGCCGGAGTTGGTCGGCCTCGGTGTCGTGCTGCTGGACGACGAGCAGGCGCTCGAGCGGACCGGCCGGGGCCTCGTCCTGCGCTGCGGCGTCTTCGCTCACGGTGGCACCGTCACGGTGACGGGATCGGGCGCGGTGGTCGGCGTGGGCTGGAAGCAGCCGGTGGCGGCCGGAACGAACCCCGGCGGGCACGACGTGGCCGGCACCGAGTCCGGGGTGACGCTCCCGTCGTCCACCACCACCTCGCCGGGATCACCGTTGGCCCCGCCGGAGAAGTCGGGGATGCGGTCGATGGTGCGTCCCGGGCGGGTCGGCTCGCACTGCGGGAAGTCCTCGATGGGCGCGAGCGTATGCGCGGCGGCCATGAAGTCGTGCCAGATCTGTGCCGGGTACGAGCCGCCGGTGACCTGGCGGCCCCCGACGTTGGTCATCGGCACCCGGGCCTCGGCGTTGCCCATCCACACCGCGGTGGCCAGCTGCGCCGTGTAGCCGACGAACCAGGCGTCGCCGAAGCTCTGGGCGGTACCCGTCTTGCCCGCAGCGGGGCGGCCGTTGGGGAGCTGGGCCGCGGTGCCGGTGCCGCCACGCACGTTGGCCTCGAGGATCTCCGTGGCGAGGCAGGCGCTCTGGGCGGAGACGACCTGGCGGTTCTCGGGGACGTGCTGTTCGATGACGTTGCCCTGGCGGTCCTCGATGCGCTCGATGAAGTACGGCTCGTTGTACTGGCCGCCGTTGGCGAAGGTCGCCGCCATCCCCGCCATCTCGATGGGGTGCACCTCGAAGGCGCCGAGGGGCATCGACATCGCCCGCGGGTCCAGAGGCGTGGTGATACCGAGGCGGCGAGCCGTCTCCACCACCTTGTCGAGTCCGACGAGCTGGCCGAGGCGGAGGAAGCCGCAGTTCGACGACGCCGTGGTCAGGCTGGTGATCGTGCCCCGGCCGCCGCGGCTGCCGCCGAAGTTGGACGCGACGTACGGGTCCGGTGCGCCCCCCGGGTTCGCGAAGCTGCAGGGGCTGCCACCGTCGACGTTGTCGTCGGGCACGACACCGTTCTCCAGCGCCGCCATGAGCACGATCATCTTGAACGAGGAACCGGGCTGGCGCAGGCCCTGGGTGGCCAGGTTGTACTTGTAGTTGTCGAAGCCCGGACCCCCGACGAGCGCCCGCACCGCGCCCGTCGACGCCTCGACGGAGGCGAGGGCCGCGGTGAACTGGCCGCCGGTGTCGGGCATCTGGGTGTTGCGGGCGAGCAGCGCGTAGTACTGCGCCTGCGGGCTGTAGGTCGTGTAGATGCGCAGCCCGCCCCGGAACACGGCGTTGTAGCGCTCCTCCTCGGTGGCCCCGAGGTTGGGGTCGTCGAGGAGGCGCTGCTTCACCTCTTCGATGAAGTAGTCGTTGGCCTGCGGCAGGGCCTGGTTGCGCACCGTCGGCAGCGGGGCCAAGTCGTAGAAGTCGGCCTCCTCCTGGGTGAGGTGCTCGGTCTCCACCAGGCGCTGAAGCGCGACCCGCCGGCGCTCGCGGGCCTGGTCGGGGCGCAGGACCGGGTCGTACCCGACGGGGTTCTGGATGAGGCTGGCGAGCATGGCCGCCTCACCCCAGCCCAGCTCGCCGACGTCCTTGTCGAAGTACAGCTCGGCCGCCGCCTGGACGCCGTAGGCGCCACCACCGAAGTAGACGCTGTTGAGGTACCTCCGGAGGATCTGGTCCTTGGTGAGGTCGCGCTCGAGCTGCACGGCGAGGACGGCCTCGCGGATCTTGCGGTTCAGGCTCTGCTCCGGGGTGAGCAGCGAGATCTTCACGAGCTGCTGGGTGATGGTGGAGCCACCCTGCTCGACGTCACCGGCGGACACGTTCTCGAACAGCGCCCGCACGGTGGAGCGCAGGTCCACGGGCCCGTGGTCGTAGAAGTTCTCGTCCTCCACGGCGAGGATGGTCTGGATCACCGTGTCGGGGATGTCCTCGAGGGGCACGATCTCGCGGTTCTGCTCGCGGTGGAGCGAGGCGAGCACGGTGCCGTCGCCGGCGTAGACGATCGAACGCTCGTCGAGCGGACGGAGCCGGAAGCGTGGGTCCTCCACCCGGGTGGCACTGACGATGTCGCGCGCCTGGGGCGCGAGGGCGAGCGCCGAGACGGCGAGGCCGGCGCCCGACAGGGCGACCACGAGGAGAAGGGTGAGGAGCTTGCGCACGCCGGGGAGCAATCTACCCGTCGGCTCGGTCCAGTAAGCATCGGGCCGACCGGTCGCGCGCGGCCCGATCTTGAGGGAGCGCCGCTACGGTCGATGGAGAAGCCATGGCCAGCCAGGACCCACCCCGGGACGCCCCGGAGGCGTTGACCCTCGACGAGGTCGCTCCCCGACGGCGTGACCCCCGCTCGGGGGACGTAGGCGCGCCGCGGTCCCGCCGCCGTCGGATGGCCGTCGTGGCGGCCATCGTGGTGGTCCTCGTCGCCGCGGGCGCGACGGTCGCGGCCGTCGCCGGGCCCGCTCCGGCCCGGCCGGTCGGCGAGGGGGTCGCCCTCGTGGCCGACGCGGCGCCTTCCCCGTCGACGACCGTCGGTCCCACCGCCACCACGGCGCCACCGACGACCGCCGCAGCCGTCCCCGAGTCCGCCGACAACGCCGACATCGCGCCCACCGACTGCAGTGACGCCGAGATGTGCGGGGAGATCGTGCCCTCGGACGACTGCGGCGACGTGGGCATGTGCGGCGAGATCAGGACCGACGGCGAGTGTGCCGATGGCGAGATGTGCGGCGACATCCCGGCAGCCACCACCTGTCCCGATCCCAGCATGTGCGGGGACATCGTCCCCGAGCCCGTCCCCGGCACCGGGTGACCCTCCCGGCGGCCCGCGTCCGTGCGCTGCTGGTCGCCGGGACGCTCGTGGCCATCGCCGGGGCCACGCTCCCGCAACCGGTGGCCGCGGTGTCCAGCGGGACGGCCCCGGCACCTCCCCCGGCCGTCTCGTTCACCCGGGTCTCGGCCCCACTCGGCGGCGACCGCCGGCCGGTGGCCGGCGACTTCGACGGCGACGGCGCAGACGACATCGCCTGGTACGGCGGCGGGACGGACGAGGTGGCCTTCGGCGGCCCGTCGGCCGCGTTCACGACCGTCGCCCTCACGGCGCCCGAGGACCAGAAGGCGGTGG
It contains:
- a CDS encoding transglycosylase domain-containing protein — encoded protein: MRKLLTLLLVVALSGAGLAVSALALAPQARDIVSATRVEDPRFRLRPLDERSIVYAGDGTVLASLHREQNREIVPLEDIPDTVIQTILAVEDENFYDHGPVDLRSTVRALFENVSAGDVEQGGSTITQQLVKISLLTPEQSLNRKIREAVLAVQLERDLTKDQILRRYLNSVYFGGGAYGVQAAAELYFDKDVGELGWGEAAMLASLIQNPVGYDPVLRPDQARERRRVALQRLVETEHLTQEEADFYDLAPLPTVRNQALPQANDYFIEEVKQRLLDDPNLGATEEERYNAVFRGGLRIYTTYSPQAQYYALLARNTQMPDTGGQFTAALASVEASTGAVRALVGGPGFDNYKYNLATQGLRQPGSSFKMIVLMAALENGVVPDDNVDGGSPCSFANPGGAPDPYVASNFGGSRGGRGTITSLTTASSNCGFLRLGQLVGLDKVVETARRLGITTPLDPRAMSMPLGAFEVHPIEMAGMAATFANGGQYNEPYFIERIEDRQGNVIEQHVPENRQVVSAQSACLATEILEANVRGGTGTAAQLPNGRPAAGKTGTAQSFGDAWFVGYTAQLATAVWMGNAEARVPMTNVGGRQVTGGSYPAQIWHDFMAAAHTLAPIEDFPQCEPTRPGRTIDRIPDFSGGANGDPGEVVVDDGSVTPDSVPATSCPPGFVPAATGCFQPTPTTAPDPVTVTVPP